One genomic window of Acidovorax radicis includes the following:
- a CDS encoding class II glutamine amidotransferase: MCQLLGMNCNVPTDVVFSFSGFAQRGGRTDSHSDGWGIAFFEDKGLRHFVDHLAAADSPVAELIRRYPIKSQNVIAHIRKATQGSVNLQNCHPFVRELWGRYWVFAHNGDLKDFRPRLHGHFRPVGDTDSEHAFCWFMQELAKSHACVPSISELTLTLKELAARLSSAGTFNFLLSNGQALWAHASTHLHYIERRYPFGHAQLSDEDLRLDFSKETNPTDEVAIVATSPLTTNEKWTALAPGELLVFTQGRKVL, from the coding sequence ATGTGCCAACTGCTCGGTATGAACTGCAACGTCCCCACCGATGTGGTCTTCAGCTTTTCTGGTTTTGCGCAACGCGGCGGAAGAACCGACAGCCACAGTGACGGTTGGGGGATCGCCTTTTTTGAGGATAAGGGGCTCAGGCACTTTGTCGACCACCTGGCAGCTGCGGACTCTCCGGTGGCTGAGCTCATTCGACGCTACCCAATCAAAAGCCAGAACGTCATTGCGCACATCCGCAAGGCGACACAAGGCTCCGTCAATCTTCAAAACTGCCACCCCTTCGTGCGTGAATTGTGGGGGCGCTATTGGGTTTTTGCGCACAACGGGGATTTGAAGGATTTTCGCCCCCGGCTGCACGGACACTTTCGCCCTGTCGGGGACACCGACAGCGAGCACGCGTTTTGCTGGTTCATGCAGGAACTGGCCAAATCCCATGCCTGTGTGCCGTCCATCTCCGAGCTGACCCTGACGCTCAAGGAACTCGCAGCGCGTTTGTCGTCTGCGGGCACCTTCAATTTTCTGCTTTCAAATGGTCAGGCCTTGTGGGCTCACGCCTCGACCCATCTGCACTACATCGAGCGACGGTACCCATTTGGGCACGCACAACTCAGCGATGAGGACTTACGACTGGATTTTTCAAAAGAAACGAATCCCACCGACGAGGTCGCCATCGTCGCCACCAGCCCACTCACAACGAATGAAAAATGGACTGCCTTGGCCCCGGGGGAACTGCTGGTCTTTACGCAAGGCCGCAAGGTGCTTTAG
- a CDS encoding MFS transporter has translation MKASSGSLSLLRERYGERYRWLVLLSVMVGTMASIMSSTIVNVAIPDMSHYFTLGQERAQWVSSGFMVATTVSMLTTPWLLARYGYRATYAGAMLLLLLGGVGGGLAQDFGLVLAARVAEGLAAGVVQPIPAVIILHAFKPHEQGRASGVFGMGVVLAPAIGPSIGGLLVDWFGWRSIFFMVVPLCLVSLWLAYKFIPVTAPGGVKADRQGDALDWRGLVLGTMGTLCLLNGLVSLHGGSAGEAEALLLGAVAAVACFIAWQYRLIHQDRKPLMDLRLFQYKQFAMGSVVAFIYGTALFGSTYLLPVFMQLGLELSASMVGTLMLPAGLVLAATIALVGRLADRQPAHLLVSVGLALLALSFGLMVFVSLGASLWILVAFAILGRIGLGFILPSLNLGAMRPLEKSLISQGSSTIGFLRMLGGAAGVSLCGIVLEWRLVAHGVSLVPGASNPARVAAFGETFLMLMLLCCLALVAALQLREVKSAP, from the coding sequence ATGAAAGCATCCTCGGGGTCGTTGTCCTTGTTGCGCGAGAGGTACGGCGAGCGTTACCGCTGGCTCGTGCTGTTGTCGGTCATGGTGGGAACCATGGCGTCGATCATGTCGTCGACCATCGTGAACGTGGCGATTCCGGACATGAGCCACTACTTCACACTGGGGCAGGAGCGCGCGCAGTGGGTCAGCTCGGGTTTCATGGTGGCCACCACCGTTTCGATGCTCACCACGCCATGGTTGTTGGCGCGGTACGGATACCGCGCCACCTATGCAGGTGCCATGTTGCTGCTATTGCTTGGCGGCGTGGGCGGCGGACTGGCGCAGGATTTTGGGCTCGTGCTGGCGGCTCGGGTCGCCGAAGGGCTTGCGGCAGGCGTGGTGCAACCCATTCCTGCGGTCATCATCCTTCACGCATTCAAACCCCATGAACAGGGCCGCGCCAGCGGGGTCTTTGGCATGGGCGTGGTGCTTGCGCCAGCCATCGGGCCCAGCATTGGCGGTCTGCTGGTGGACTGGTTCGGCTGGCGCTCGATTTTTTTTATGGTCGTGCCGCTGTGCCTTGTGTCGCTTTGGCTGGCCTACAAGTTCATTCCCGTGACGGCACCGGGTGGTGTGAAAGCAGACCGGCAAGGCGATGCGCTTGACTGGCGGGGCTTGGTGCTGGGCACCATGGGGACGCTGTGCCTGCTCAACGGTCTGGTGTCTCTGCACGGGGGCTCGGCCGGCGAGGCTGAGGCACTTTTGCTGGGGGCTGTCGCTGCCGTGGCATGTTTTATTGCGTGGCAATACAGACTGATCCACCAGGACCGCAAGCCGCTGATGGACCTTCGCCTGTTCCAATACAAGCAGTTCGCGATGGGAAGCGTGGTGGCGTTTATCTACGGCACCGCTTTGTTTGGCTCCACCTACCTGTTGCCGGTTTTCATGCAGTTGGGCCTGGAGTTGTCCGCGTCGATGGTTGGCACGCTCATGCTGCCCGCCGGGCTGGTTCTCGCGGCCACCATCGCCTTGGTGGGCCGGCTCGCAGACCGCCAACCCGCCCACTTGCTTGTCAGCGTCGGCTTGGCCCTGTTGGCTTTGTCATTTGGCCTGATGGTTTTCGTCAGCCTGGGGGCTTCGCTGTGGATCCTGGTTGCCTTCGCCATCTTGGGGCGAATCGGCCTGGGGTTCATCCTCCCGTCGCTGAATCTCGGCGCCATGCGCCCACTCGAGAAATCCCTGATTTCCCAAGGTTCCAGCACCATCGGCTTCCTGCGCATGCTGGGCGGCGCTGCCGGCGTGAGCCTCTGCGGCATCGTGCTGGAGTGGCGCCTGGTGGCCCACGGCGTATCACTCGTCCCGGGGGCCAGCAACCCCGCCCGCGTTGCCGCATTTGGAGAAACTTTTCTGATGCTGATGCTGCTGTGTTGCCTGGCTCTGGTTGCGGCCTTGCAACTGCGCGAGGTCAAATCCGCCCCCTGA